In Uranotaenia lowii strain MFRU-FL chromosome 2, ASM2978415v1, whole genome shotgun sequence, one genomic interval encodes:
- the LOC129742989 gene encoding pickpocket protein 28-like, producing MSRILTDDGICYNFNLLDFKELFRKEQLSDAYRFMEWNNPKSEWNREEGYDSDRLESYPRRISGSGTKFNLYLLLQRNRTDEAAMCQGTRNGFKVAFHLADELPVVHEQFNRVSLNQIVSLAITPQLSHSTPKLKEFSSRQRRCFYNSERYLRFFRVYNLNNCLIECLVNATFKRCGCSPFFLPHGPEMPACNFSQQGCYKRVAEGAYTSQESTRSCRCVPACAGVDYKVEQNQVPTSHRFNAFAKKWHFQNQSSFSYDTTILSISLKARNVVVNIQRERLSKEDIVGKFGGLFALFLGASLMTGVEIFYYCLIRPLRIFFGTNPTGVPIRMVQPISN from the exons ATGAGCCGAATCCTAACGGACGATGGAATCTGTTACAATTTCAACTTGCTGGATTTCAAAGAGCTGTTTCGTAAAGAGCAGCTTTCTGATGCCTACCGGTTTATGGAATGGAACAATCCGAAATCCGAATGGAATAGAGAAGAAGGATACGATAGCGATAGGTTGGAAAGCTACCCTCGTAGAATTTCCGGTTCTGGTACCAAGTTCAATCTATATCTGCTGTTGCAGAGAAATCGCACAGACGAAGCGGCTATGTGTCAG GGAACTCGAAATGGGTTCAAAGTTGCCTTTCACTTGGCTGACGAACTGCCCGTGGTCCATGAGCAGTTCAATCGAGTTTCCTTGAATCAGATCGTAAGCCTTGCCATCACTCCACAGCTAAGCCATTCAACGCCAAAGTTGAAAGAGTTTTCTTCAAGACA AAGACGGTGCTTCTATAATAGTGAACGCTATTTGAGGTTTTTCAGGGTTTACAACCTGAACAACTGCCTAATCGAGTGTTTGGTAAACGCGACCTTCAAGCGATGCGGTTGTTCTCCATTTTTCCTGCCCCATGGACCGGAAATGCCGGCTTGCAACTTTTCCCAGCAAGGTTGCTATAAAAGAGTAGCCGAGGGTGCTTACACCTCGCAGGAGTCAACGCGCAGTTGCCGATGTGTTCCGGCTTGTGCAGGGGTAGATTACAAGGTCGAACAGAATCAAGTTCCCACCAGTCATCGGTTCAACGCGTTTGCCAAAAAGTGGcactttcaaaatcaatcaag ttTCAGCTACGACACAACAATTTTGTCGATAAGTTTGAAAGCGCGCAATGTGGTAGTCAATATTCAACGAGAGCGGCTAAGTAAAGAGGATATTGTAGGGAAATTTGGAGGACTATTTGCTCTGTTCCTTGGTGCAAGTTTGATGACAGGGGTCGAAATATTTTATTACTGCCTTATAAGACCGCTGAGAatctttttcggaacaaatcCAACGGGCGTTCCTATTCGTATGGTTCAACCGATAAGTAActaa